One window of Silurus meridionalis isolate SWU-2019-XX chromosome 9, ASM1480568v1, whole genome shotgun sequence genomic DNA carries:
- the sh3gl3a gene encoding endophilin-A3a gives MSMAGFKKQFHKASQLLSEKISGTEGTKLNEDFVVMERKIDITSKSVFELIAKTTEYLQPNPASRAKLGMLNTMSKIRGQVKTTGYPQTEGLLGDCMLRYGRELGEDSAFGSALLDVGEAMKQMGEVKDSLDINVKQNFIDPLQTLQDKDLKEIAHHLKKLEGRRLDFDYKKKRQGKIPDDEIRQAVEKFEESKELAERSMFNFLENDEEQVCQLASLIEAALEYHRQSADILKELSGKLQSRINSASNKPKKEFMPKSIMSSLNTINSNQQNGVSHTSSLKSTAEYINYPPPINPEWPERPRGDSHVYEQATDQDYFEPDTETELHMDQPCCRSLYDFEPENEGELGFREGDIIILTNQIDENWYEGMINGDSGFFPINYVKVLVPLPQ, from the exons AAAATAGACATCACCAGCAAGTCTGTTTTTGAGCTCATAGCCAAAACCACAGAATACCTCCAGCCAAACCCAG CATCACGAGCCAAACTGGGAATGCTGAACACCATGTCGAAGATCAGAGGACAGGTAAAGACCACCGGTTACCCACAGACAGAGGGGCTTCTGGGAGATTGCATGCTCCGGTACGGCCGTGAACTCGGAGAAGACTCTGCTTTcg GTTCTGCACTGCTGGACGTGGGCGAGGCTATGAAACAAATGGGCGAGGTTAAAGACTCGCTCGATATCAACGTGAAGCAGAACTTCATTGATCCGCTGCAGACACTGCAGGACAAGGACCTGAAAGAGATTGCG caTCATCTAAAGAAGCTCGAGGGACGGCGATTAGATTTCGACTATAAAAAGAAGCGACAGGGAAAGATTCCTGACGATGAAATCAGGCAGGCTGTGGAGAAGTTTGAGGAGTCCAAGGAACTCGCCGAGAGGAGCATGTTCAATTTTTTAGAAAATGAT GAAGAACAGGTGTGTCAGTTAGCATCCCTGATCGAGGCAGCGCTGGAGTATCACCGTCAGTCCGCTGACATCCTGAAGGAACTAAGTGGAAAATTACAGAGCAG gatAAACTCAGCAAGCAACAAACCTAAGAAAGAGTTCATGCCAAAGTCTATTATGTCCAGCCTGAATACCATCAATAGCAATCAGCAGAATGGCGTCTCCCACACTTCCTCTCTAAAATCCACAG CTGAATACATCAATTATCCACCTCCTATCAACCCAGAATGGCCTGAAAGACCCAGAGGGGACAGTC ACGTGTATGAACAGGCAACCGATCAAGATTACTTCGAACCCGACACAGAGACGGAGCTGCACATGGACCAGCCGTGCTGCCGCTCGCTGTACGACTTTGAACCCGAGAACGAGGGCGAGCTCGGCTTCAGGGAAGGAgacatcatcatcctcaccaatCAGATCGACGAGAACTGGTACGAAGGGATGATCAACGGCGATTCGGGCTTCTTTCCCATCAACTACGTCAAGGTCCTAGTGCCCCTACCGCAATGA